In Paenibacillus sonchi, a single genomic region encodes these proteins:
- a CDS encoding Cof-type HAD-IIB family hydrolase, which yields MNIKLIAVDMDGTFLDDKKNYHQKWFEQLYAVMKAKGVHFVVASGNQYYKLKTIFEGIQDELAYVAENGAYVIDGTEVLFTGEITPEQVKLIVEKLSQYEEISAVMCGVNGAYVLESASKEFYELMCHYYPRLEKVSAFEQVNDQIFKFSLITPDLAAGGVDKYLPLLMEELKGVVDPVTSGHQCIDLIIPGCHKASGLERLLKRYGVRPDECAAFGDSSNDIEMLKLCKYSYAMENASPEVKAVVNYHTVSNNQHGVLHEISLLLGEPSLLENIEEGKLYAGKQN from the coding sequence ATGAACATCAAGTTAATCGCGGTTGATATGGACGGTACATTTTTAGACGATAAAAAGAATTACCATCAAAAATGGTTCGAACAGCTATACGCTGTAATGAAGGCTAAAGGCGTCCATTTTGTGGTGGCGAGCGGGAACCAGTACTATAAGCTGAAAACGATTTTTGAAGGTATCCAGGATGAACTCGCATATGTTGCAGAGAATGGCGCCTATGTCATCGATGGGACCGAAGTATTGTTCACCGGTGAAATTACACCGGAGCAGGTGAAGCTAATCGTGGAGAAGCTGAGTCAATATGAGGAAATTTCTGCGGTCATGTGCGGTGTGAATGGAGCGTATGTGCTCGAAAGCGCCAGCAAGGAATTCTATGAGCTCATGTGCCATTATTATCCGAGGCTGGAGAAGGTAAGCGCATTTGAGCAGGTTAACGACCAGATTTTCAAATTTTCCTTAATTACTCCTGACCTGGCTGCTGGCGGAGTTGATAAATATCTGCCCCTGTTAATGGAAGAACTGAAGGGAGTGGTTGACCCGGTGACCAGCGGACATCAATGTATTGATCTGATCATCCCTGGCTGCCATAAGGCATCGGGGCTTGAACGCCTGCTGAAGCGCTATGGTGTGCGGCCGGATGAATGCGCAGCATTTGGAGACAGCAGCAATGATATTGAAATGCTGAAGCTGTGCAAATACAGTTACGCGATGGAGAATGCTTCGCCGGAAGTCAAGGCTGTAGTCAATTATCATACGGTGAGCAATAATCAGCATGGGGTGCTGCATGAAATTTCCCTGCTTTTGGGGGAACCTTCCTTGCTGGAAAATATAGAAGAAGGGAAGCTGTATGCGGGAAAACAGAATTAA
- a CDS encoding ABC-2 transporter permease yields MYSSFYLIRKDFILTRKYLLLLLLFYMVIGYSNQDSYIVSALLPSMLMLMNACSLDVQHNNQRFLVSLPLPRHQLVLAKYLSLLPYAAISLISTLLIYLAGVATGRAIEPIAWRDLLLMIACFPLLAAFYLPLYYWLGQKGMQIVNMIFMMLVMFGFTALSSVTPKLPGLFDWINSGTKDNIVLWAIGGVAYLFLLYCSYLISLRFFVKKDI; encoded by the coding sequence ATGTATAGCTCGTTCTATCTGATCCGCAAGGATTTTATCCTGACGCGCAAGTATTTGTTGCTGCTGCTTCTCTTTTATATGGTTATAGGCTATTCGAATCAGGATTCTTACATAGTGTCTGCGCTGCTCCCCTCCATGCTGATGCTGATGAACGCCTGCTCCCTGGATGTGCAGCATAATAACCAGCGGTTCCTTGTCAGTCTTCCACTGCCCCGTCATCAGCTCGTGCTGGCCAAATACTTGAGTCTGCTGCCGTATGCTGCAATCAGTCTGATCAGTACGCTGCTTATTTATCTGGCCGGGGTTGCAACAGGGCGAGCTATTGAACCGATTGCCTGGAGAGATTTATTGCTTATGATCGCATGTTTCCCGCTTCTTGCTGCGTTTTATTTACCACTATACTACTGGCTGGGGCAAAAAGGGATGCAAATTGTAAATATGATCTTCATGATGCTGGTCATGTTCGGCTTCACTGCATTATCCAGTGTAACCCCAAAATTACCCGGACTGTTTGACTGGATAAACTCGGGAACCAAGGACAATATCGTATTGTGGGCTATCGGCGGTGTGGCCTACCTATTCTTGCTCTATTGCTCTTATCTCATTTCGTTACGGTTTTTTGTTAAGAAAGATATTTAA
- a CDS encoding M4 family metallopeptidase translates to MKKSLASLLSGIVALGSFASVGIAAESTERSQPAELFTGSSPISITDQSLKTPAGDGSEEQVYNYLESVKGNLHLSSKDNIRGKFQIKEQQTNSKTGSQHYRLSQYINGIPVYGADQTLHIDKSGNVTSLLGTVVENVYQTIPQPLVQLKTISDTEAISAAVTDATQQYGPLGEAQITPEADLYYFIVAGEPKLAYKTEVNVLEPEPLRIRYFISAEDGTVLFKYNILEDLTGTGTGVNGDTKTFETRLSGSTYQLYDNTRGKGIVTYTAKNRTTLPGSLLTSSTNVWSDRAGVDAHAYAERTYDYYLQHFGRNSLDNKGLQIRSSVHYYTSYNNAFWNGSQIVFGDGDGTVFTLLSGDLDVVGHELTHGVTENTANLEYYGEPGALNESFSDIIGNSIEGENWLVGDKVYTPGIPGDALRSLANPTLYGQPDKYSDRYTGTSDNGGVHTNSGINNKAFYLVAQGGTFNGVTVAGIGREDAVQIYYNALVYYLTTSSDFSAARAAVIQSATELFGAGSAQVTAVTRSV, encoded by the coding sequence ATGAAAAAAAGTTTAGCATCCCTTCTTTCTGGCATTGTAGCGTTAGGTTCATTTGCATCCGTTGGTATCGCAGCCGAGAGCACTGAACGCAGTCAACCCGCTGAGCTATTCACTGGTTCTTCCCCTATATCAATTACGGACCAGTCGTTGAAAACTCCAGCGGGTGATGGTTCAGAGGAACAGGTATATAATTACCTGGAAAGTGTCAAAGGCAACCTGCATCTGTCCTCCAAGGATAACATCCGTGGGAAATTTCAAATTAAGGAGCAGCAGACAAACAGCAAAACAGGCAGCCAGCACTATCGGTTAAGCCAATATATTAACGGAATACCGGTGTATGGAGCGGATCAGACACTTCATATCGACAAAAGCGGCAACGTTACTTCACTGCTCGGAACTGTAGTTGAAAATGTATATCAGACCATTCCGCAGCCGCTTGTTCAGCTCAAGACCATATCCGACACCGAGGCTATCTCCGCTGCCGTAACTGATGCAACCCAGCAGTATGGTCCGCTTGGCGAAGCGCAAATTACGCCTGAAGCAGATTTGTATTATTTTATCGTGGCTGGTGAGCCGAAACTGGCTTACAAGACTGAAGTTAATGTGCTCGAACCCGAGCCGCTGCGGATCCGGTACTTCATCTCTGCGGAAGACGGAACCGTACTGTTCAAATACAATATACTGGAAGATCTGACCGGTACGGGCACGGGGGTCAACGGCGATACTAAGACTTTTGAGACGCGGCTTTCCGGCTCGACCTATCAGCTGTATGACAACACACGGGGTAAAGGCATCGTTACCTACACGGCCAAGAACCGGACCACTCTTCCGGGTTCTTTGCTGACCAGTTCTACAAATGTATGGTCGGATAGAGCTGGTGTCGATGCCCATGCGTATGCGGAAAGAACCTACGATTATTATCTCCAGCACTTTGGGCGCAACAGCCTAGACAACAAAGGGCTGCAGATTCGATCCAGTGTCCACTATTATACTTCCTATAACAACGCATTTTGGAATGGTTCCCAGATCGTCTTTGGGGATGGGGACGGTACTGTATTTACTCTTTTATCCGGGGACTTGGATGTTGTGGGGCATGAGCTTACACATGGCGTAACCGAAAATACAGCCAATCTTGAATACTACGGCGAACCGGGAGCTCTGAATGAATCCTTCTCCGACATCATCGGAAACTCCATCGAAGGGGAAAACTGGCTGGTAGGTGATAAGGTCTATACACCGGGTATACCAGGTGACGCACTGCGTTCACTGGCCAATCCAACGCTCTACGGACAGCCTGACAAATACAGCGACCGGTATACCGGTACCAGTGATAACGGCGGTGTGCATACGAACAGCGGCATCAATAACAAGGCCTTTTATCTGGTTGCCCAGGGTGGTACGTTCAACGGAGTGACAGTAGCGGGAATTGGCCGCGAGGACGCTGTTCAAATCTATTACAATGCACTGGTCTATTACCTTACCACCTCTTCTGACTTCTCCGCTGCCCGCGCAGCAGTCATCCAATCTGCAACTGAGCTGTTTGGAGCAGGCTCGGCTCAGGTTACGGCTGTAACTCGAAGCGTATAA
- a CDS encoding SDR family oxidoreductase, translating to MANKTIFITGTSTGLGKLTAIHFAKLGWNVAATMRTPEREEELQQYGNVKLFKLDVTKVDQVQSAADQAIAAFGRIDVVVNNAGMGTYGPLELAEEKDIDWQFAVNTRGPINIIRKFVPHFRASGGGMFINISSFMGVTTAVPLGSLYNMSKFALEGLTEGLYYELKPQNIELRLIEQGGSSGNNFQNNIVWNKDPNVNVYDEMIGKVAGMMQHADSSRLDDPQIIVDAIAALATGESSKFRTVIGEDGNNLLAMRNSVPIEQYLETIAQGYK from the coding sequence ATGGCTAACAAGACAATTTTTATTACTGGAACAAGCACCGGATTGGGGAAGCTGACCGCAATACATTTTGCCAAGCTGGGTTGGAATGTTGCCGCAACAATGCGTACGCCGGAACGGGAGGAGGAGCTTCAGCAGTACGGGAATGTGAAGCTGTTCAAGCTGGATGTGACAAAGGTGGACCAGGTTCAATCGGCTGCAGACCAGGCAATCGCTGCATTCGGCAGGATTGATGTGGTGGTCAACAATGCGGGAATGGGCACCTATGGACCGCTGGAGCTTGCCGAGGAAAAGGATATCGATTGGCAGTTTGCCGTAAATACGCGGGGTCCGATTAACATCATCCGCAAGTTCGTCCCCCATTTCAGAGCAAGCGGCGGAGGGATGTTCATTAACATCAGCTCTTTTATGGGTGTAACTACTGCAGTACCGCTGGGGTCTTTGTATAACATGTCCAAATTTGCGCTGGAAGGCTTAACTGAAGGGCTGTATTATGAGCTGAAGCCCCAGAATATTGAACTCCGGCTGATTGAACAGGGCGGGTCCTCCGGCAACAACTTCCAGAACAATATTGTATGGAACAAGGACCCGAATGTGAACGTTTATGATGAAATGATCGGCAAGGTTGCAGGAATGATGCAGCATGCAGACAGCAGCCGGCTTGATGATCCGCAGATCATTGTCGATGCGATAGCAGCTCTGGCGACAGGAGAGAGCAGCAAATTCCGTACCGTCATTGGAGAAGACGGAAATAACCTTCTCGCCATGCGGAATTCGGTACCCATTGAGCAATATCTGGAGACTATCGCGCAGGGTTACAAGTAA
- a CDS encoding TetR/AcrR family transcriptional regulator → MFDKYNKVQKAVLETTLALIIEKELQATSMSLIAKRSGISTGSIYHYFESKEAIINELYKGIVSFNGLVVLEGFFTDEPIRTRLERAWENLIRVSLKYPQGFQFIEQYSFSPYIYDEVKQAAYEEGWCTPLEKVYQEAIEAKLFRPMEPKFMVQMHYGSIVYTVKASLSHYLTMDEAAIRALLDSFWKSFSI, encoded by the coding sequence TTGTTCGACAAGTACAACAAGGTACAGAAAGCCGTTCTTGAAACTACGCTTGCGCTGATTATCGAGAAGGAGCTCCAGGCTACATCCATGTCTTTGATTGCCAAGAGATCCGGGATCTCTACGGGAAGCATTTATCATTATTTTGAGAGCAAGGAAGCCATTATCAATGAGCTGTACAAGGGCATTGTCAGCTTCAACGGTCTAGTGGTGCTGGAAGGTTTCTTCACGGATGAGCCGATTCGTACGCGGCTGGAGCGGGCATGGGAGAATCTGATCCGGGTATCCCTGAAGTACCCGCAGGGCTTTCAGTTCATCGAGCAATATTCTTTTTCCCCATATATCTATGACGAAGTGAAACAGGCAGCATATGAGGAAGGCTGGTGTACGCCGCTGGAAAAAGTGTACCAGGAGGCCATCGAAGCTAAGCTGTTCCGGCCTATGGAGCCTAAATTCATGGTACAAATGCATTACGGGTCTATCGTATATACCGTCAAAGCCTCGCTGAGCCATTATCTGACGATGGATGAAGCAGCCATCCGGGCGCTGCTGGATTCCTTCTGGAAAAGCTTTAGTATATAA
- a CDS encoding MarR family winged helix-turn-helix transcriptional regulator — protein MSKRMPSTPFSDLIREIGLKKKKDADDRLAELGLNAQQGQMIGYIAEHEDRGLIQKDLAEHFNRKEASITSMLQGLEKKGYIKRVIPKENERQKKIYLLDKAAVLVEEFNEIFAEVEKSITDSLTEEEAETLMKLLHKVNSNL, from the coding sequence ATGAGTAAACGAATGCCGAGTACGCCTTTTTCAGATCTGATCCGGGAAATCGGGCTAAAAAAGAAAAAAGACGCTGATGACAGATTAGCCGAGCTGGGCCTTAATGCACAGCAGGGACAAATGATCGGCTACATTGCAGAGCATGAGGACAGAGGCCTGATTCAAAAGGATCTGGCGGAGCATTTCAACCGCAAGGAAGCCAGCATCACCAGCATGCTTCAGGGTCTGGAGAAAAAGGGGTATATCAAACGCGTGATTCCGAAAGAAAACGAGCGGCAGAAAAAAATATACCTGTTGGACAAAGCAGCGGTTCTGGTGGAAGAGTTCAATGAGATTTTTGCAGAAGTGGAAAAAAGCATCACCGATAGCCTTACGGAAGAGGAAGCGGAGACGCTCATGAAATTGTTGCACAAGGTGAATTCGAATCTTTAG